The Amycolatopsis umgeniensis DNA segment GGGTCGCGAAACTCGAGGCGGACCTCGGCGTGCGGCTGCTGTCGCGGACACGCGGCGGGGCCGAGCCGACCGAAGACGGCGAGGAGTTCCTCAAACACGCTCGCGCGCTGATCAGCCTCGCGGACCAGGCCGTCGAGCGGCTTCACGGCAGGCGGCGCCCGCTGCGCGTCGACGTCCTCGGCACGCGGCTGGCGACCATGGAGGTGATCCGGGCCTTCCACGCCGATCACGACGACGAACTGGAGCTCGTCACGCCGGGCCTGGGGGCGATGCGCCGGTCGATGCTGCCCGAGACGGTCGATGCCGCCTTCGCCCGCGTCAGCACCGTGCCGGACCCCGCGATCGGCCGCACGCCCGCCTATCTGGAACCGGCGAACCTGCTGGTCGGGCGGCGGCATCCGCTCGCACGGCGGCGGCGGGTCGCGATGGCGGAACTCGCCGGCCTCACGGCCTGGATGCCGTACAACGCGCGGGCCAGCGAATGGGCGGAGTTCTGGCAGGAGCTGTGCCCGGCGTTCGGCATCCTCGTCGACACCGACGGCCCGAACTTCGGGCTCGAGCACCACATCGAGGTGCTCAGCGAGTCTAAGGACCGCCTGGGTTTCGTCGGCGCGAAGATGCACGTGCCCTGGCATCCGGACGTCGTCCAGATCCCGCTCGTCGACCCGACGCCGGTGTACCCGTTCTCGCTGCTGTGGCGGCATGAGAACCGGCACCCGACGCTGCCGCTGCTGATCGAGCACGTCCGGTCCGGCTACCGGCCCTTCGACCCGGAGCGGCAGTGGCTCCCGGTGTCGGACCAGGCGGCGATGAGCCACGTGAGTGGCGAGGACGGTTAGTGAGGGGAGGGCACATGTGTCGAAGCCCTGATCTCGCTCTTTCCGTGAAGGCCTCCTTCCCTACCTTGAGCGTAGGGAAGGAGGCCTTCACGGACATACCCCAACAGGACAGCGGCGCCCGACCGGTCGACGCGACGGCGAGTTCTCGCGGCGGCATGGTCGAGCGTGGAGTGGTCCGCTCTGACCGTCCGCCGTGACCCATGTGCACGATGCGCGAAGGGCCGCCGATACGGAAAAGTGAAGTCATGGGGCTGATCGGCGCGAAGGTGACCCGGCTGGAGGACGTCCGCCTGCTCACCGGCCGGGCGCAGTACATCGACGACGTCCGGCTGCCCGGCATGCTCGAGGCCGCCGTCCTCCGCAGTCCCTTCCCCCACGCGCGGATCCTGCGCGTCGACACCACCGCGGCCAACGCGCATCCCGGTGTGTTCGCCGTGGTCACCGGCGAAGACGTGCTTTCGAGCACGAAGACGCCCCAACCGGTGATCTGGGCGAACCTGCCGGACATGCGGGTGCCCGAGAACCACGCGCTGGCCGTCGGCAAGGTGCGGTATCCCGGCCAAGGCGTCGCGGCCGTCGCGGCGAAGGACCGGGCGACCGCCGAAGACGCGCTGGAACTGATCGAGGTCGAGTACGAAGAACTCCCGGTCGCCGGCACCCTCGAACAGGCACTGGCGGACGACGCGCCGAAGCTCTATGAAGACTGGCCGAGCAACATCGCCGGCACCGGCACCATCCCGATGGGTGACGCGAGCACCGCGTTCGCCGAGGCCGACGTCGTGCTCACCGAATCGTTCCGCTTCGCACGGCAGATGGGCACGCCGATCGAGACACGCGGCGTGGTGGCGACCTGGGATCCGTTCACCGACCGGCTCGACGTCTGGCTCGCGACTCAGGCGCCCAACCTCGCGCGCGAACTGTTCGGCGAGGTCTTCGGGCTTTCTCTGGACCGGATCCGCGTGCGCACCCCCGACGTCGGCGGCGGCTTCGGGAACAAGTTCGACTTCTACGCCGAAGAGGTCGTCGCGGCGATCCTCTCGCGACGCACCGGGAAACCAGTCAAGCTCATCGAGGACCGAGCGGAAAGCTTCGTCGCCAACGCGCACTCGCGCGAGCAGAAGATCGACGTCGAACTGGCCGCCAAGGACGACGGCACGATCACCGGTCTGCGCGCCACGGTGTACGGCGTCCTCGGCGGCGTGCTCGGGACAGTCGGCCCCAGCCCGTGCTGGACGACGACAGCGCTGCTGACCGGGCCGTACGCCATCCCGAACGTCGAACTGAGCCTTGTCGCCGTGATGACGAACCGGTCGCCGTACGGGTCTTTTCGCGGATACGGGCTGCCGAAGGCGAACTTCGTGCACGAGCATCTGGTGGAGCAGCTGGCGAAACGGCTCGGCATGGACGCGCACGCGGTGCGGCGCAAGAACTTCATCCCGCCGGAAGCGTTTCCGTACCAGAGCCCGGTGTTCGTCTACGACAGCGGCCGCTACGAAGACTGCCTGGATCTCTGCCTGAAGGCCGTCGAGGACGCGGGCTGGGCGAAGCGCCGTGGAAACGGTGTCGGCATCGGCTACTCGTTCCACAACGAACTGACCGGATTCGGGCCGAGCCGGATCATCAACCTTTCCGGGCTGGGACATTCCGGGTTCGACGAGGAAGTCGTGCGTGTCGACTCGACAGGGCACGTGACCGTCCACACCGGACTGTCCGCCATCGGGCAGGGCATCCACACGACGCTGGCGCAGGTGGCCGCGCATACGCTCGGCGTCCCGCTCGATCACGTCACCGTCGTTTCCGGGGACACCGACAGTTGCCCGTACACCGGCTACGGCACGGCGGCGAGCCGCGGGGCGGCCGTCGGCGGCGCGGCCGTGCTGAACGCGTCGACCCGGTTGCGGGCGAAGATCCTGCGGGTGGCAGGCCACATCCTGGAGGTATCCCCGGGCGACCTGTCTATCGAGGACGGTGTCGTTTCGGTGAAGGGCGTGCCGGGCAGGGAGGTCACGCTGGCCGCCATCGGCGACGCGGCATACCGGAGGCTGAACGGCGTCTGGCCGGAAGACGAGACGCCGACGCTGGAGGAACGCGAGGTCTACGACCCGGTCAACGTCGCGACCTCGTTCGGCTGCACCGCCGTCCTCGCCGAGGTCGACCGGGAGACCGGGGTGGTGACGCTGCTGGACTACCTGATCGCGCACGACTGCGGCACCGTGATCAACCCGATGATCGTGGACGGGCAGTTGCACGGCGGCGCGGCGCAGGCGATCGGCGGCGCGCTGTACGAGGAATTGGTCTACGGCGCCGATGGGCGTATGGAGACCACTTCGTTCACCGGGTACCTGTTGCCGACCGCGACCGAGATCCCGCCGTTCTCCGTGTCCCATATGGCGACACCCGCCGAACACGTTCCCGGCGGGTTCAAGGGGATGGGGGAAGCGGGCGTGATCGGCGGTGGCGCGGCGATCGCGCACGCCGTCGAGGACGCGCTGCGCGAGTACGGCGTCGACATCACTTCGCTGCCGATCACGCCACCACGGCTGCTGGCCGCGATGAAGCGGGGAGCACGCCGATGAAGGCCGCGCCGTTCGAGTACCTCCGGGCGTCTTCGCTCGATGAGGCCATCGAAGCGCTGGCGGGCACGCCGGACGCGCGAGTGCTGGCGGGCGGGCAGAGTCTGGTGCCGTTGCTGAACCTGCGGCAGGCGCGGCCCCCGCTGGTGGTCGACATCAACCGCGTCGACGAACTTTCCTTCCTGCGCAAGGAGAATGGGCGACTGGAGATCGGCGCGCTCACCCGGCACCGCGTCGTCGAGACGTCCGCCGTCGTCCGGTCCGAAGTCCCGCTGCTGGCCGAGGCGCTCGGTTTCGTGGGGCACGTGGCGATCCGGAACCGGGGCACCGTCGGCGGCAGCCTCGCGCATGCCGACCCCGCCGCGGAACTGCCGGCGGTGATGGTCGCGCTCGACGCCGAGTTCTCCGTGCGCGGCCCGGCAGGTGAGCGGGTCATCGCCGCGCGGGACTTCTTCCTGGGCCCGCATCGCACGGCGTTGGAACCAGGCGAACTCCTGACCCGGATCTCGGTGCCGACGCATCGAGGCGGCTGGGCGGTCGAAGAATTGAGCCGCCGCAGCCGGGATCTCGCATTGGTCGCTGTCTTCGCCACCGTGACGCTGTCCGGCGAAGTCTGCGAAACCGCGCGGATCGCCGTCGCGGGCGCCGGCCCCACCCCGATCCGGGCCACCGCCGCCGAAGAGGCGCTCGTCGGCGGCGCCCTGACGGACGACGCGATCGCGCTCGCCGCGGAACTCGTCGCCGCGGCGACCGATCCGCCCGGCGACCTCCACGCACCGGCGGACTACCGGCGCGAGATGGCCGCCGTCCTCACCCGGCGGGCGATCGCGCGAGCGGAGGAGGGCGCATGATCACGGTCACCGTGACGGTGAACGGACGGACCTACCGCGCAGACTGCGAACCCCGGCGGACGCTGGCCGACTTCCTGCGTCACGACCTGGGTTTCGTCGGGGTGCACGTCGGCTGCGAGCACGGCGTCTGCGGCTCTTGCACGATCACCCTCGACGGCGCGAGCGCGCGTTCGTGCTGCCTGCTGGCGGTCCAGGTGGACGGCGCGGAGATCGTCACGGTCGAGGGGCTCGCCGAGAACGGCGAACTGCATCCGCTGCAGGAGTCGTTCCGGAAGCACCACGGGCTGCAATGCGGTTTCTGCACGCCCGGGATGCTGGCGACGGCGATGGAGCTGCTCGAGGAGAACCCGGACCCGACGGACGCCGAGATCCGGCAGGGGATCTCGGGGAACCTGTGCCGGTGCACGGGGTACCAGTTCATCGTCGACGCCATCCGGGACGCGGCTCCAGGTCGGTGAAGTCCGTGAAGGCCTCCTTCCCTACCTTCAGAGTAGGGAAGGAGGCCTTCACGGACCTTCGAGCCGCTCAGCCGACGATGTCGATCTCGAACTCCACGTTCGAGCTGTACTCGTAGTCGGCCCAGACCGCGCCCGGCAGGGCGTACCGCCGGTGCGAGACCGTCTTCGGGTTGAATCCGGGCGTCCCCAAGGGATTCCCGCCGACGCCGACCTTGTCGCTGCCCCAGGCGAAGATATTGCCCTGCCAGACGGGCGCGTCGGTGACGCCGTCGCCGTCGACACGCGGGCGGACGATGATCGCGGCCGTCTCGCTGCCGGAGAGCAGCAGCCGCACTGACGTGGTGGCCGAACTGGCCGGAATGGTCCTGCGCTCCATGAGTTCTGTCGTCGCCTTCCGCTTCGGGGCGGCGCCGCCGCCGGTCAAGTGGGCGTTCGTGTAGGACTCGTTGAGGTCGACACTGCTCGCGCGGATCCCGGGGATCTGCCCCGCGTCCGAATACTGGTGCAGGTCGTAGCGGCCCGCGGCGGCGTCGGGTTTGGCGCCGTAGCGCGCGATCCAGATGACCAGGTCCGGTACGCCGAACTGGTCGGGGCGCAGCATCTTGGCGAGCGAGTTGTTCATGTAGATGCCGGGCCGGAACCCGTGCTCCGCCAAGCGATTGCAGAACCTGATCGAGAAGTCCCGTTTACGCCCGTCGGGGATGTTCGGCGCGCCGGAGCCCGGCGGGTTGTCCTCGAGGTCGAGCATCGGGACACAACCCGTCGCACCCAGTCGCCGCACCTCGGAGATCAACACGTCGGCCTGCGCCTCGGGAGACGGAGTCAACTGGGCGAAGTGATAACCGCCCACCGGAATTCCCACGGATCTCGCACCGGCCACCAACGCGTCGCCCTTGTTGCGGCCGCCGTTCGGCAGGCCTCCCCCGTCGCTGAGCTTGACGAAGACGAACGTCACTCCGTGGTTCTTGACGGCCTGCCAGTTGGTAACGGATTGGAAGCGGCTGTAGATATCTATTCCCAGCGCCATCGTTACAGCCTGACGGGTGAACCAGTTGGACAAAAGGGCCTAGTGGGCGATTACGGGTACGTCCGATTCGCCCTTTTGGGCGGCCCCTCCCTGGCTGACTCCGCTCACCCATGCCCGTACTGTGACGACCATGACGTCCCGAAGCCCCTTTCGCTGGATGACCCGGTGGGCGGACTGGTTCGAAGAACGCGGCGTCTACGTCCCGGGCGAAGAGAGCCGCGCGGTCGACCCGATGCGCGATTTCGGCTGGTTGATCGTGGCGTGGGTGTCCGGTCTGGCGATCTTCATCCTGTTCTTCGCTTTCGCCGTCTGACCCTGACCGGTGTGCCACCGAGGTGACGACTGTCACTAGCCGTACCCTTCCGATCACGGATCGGCCACGGCTGTACACCAGGTGCGCCTCAACCCGGCCGTGCCGCTCCTCTCAGCTGCAGAAGACCGTCACTCTGGACTCTTCGGCACTAATGACTACCTCGAACGGCCCACCCGCACCGCCGACTGGAGTAACCGCACATGGCGCCCCCGCGCACCCCGAAGCTCTTCATCGCCGCCTGCTCGCTGATGCTGGCGGCCGCGTGCGGGGTTCCGGCACCGGAAAAGGGGGCCGCCGTACTCGGTGCGGACGCCCCGGCGCAGGGGCTGACCGCGACGCACGCGGAAGGCGACCTCGCGTTCGGTGCCCCGCACCGGTTCGCGAGCGGGGTGACGATCTCCGTGTCCGCGCCGAAGGTTTTCCGCCCCAGCGCGTCGGCGTACCCGCAGAGCCCGCGCGCGGTGGCCTTCGGCATCGAGGTGACGAACGCGGGCGACGGGACGTACCGGCTTTCCGGTCTGTCGGTGACGGGTGAGGTCGACGGCGAAAGCTCGTCGGTCAAACAGGTCGTCGACGCGGTGCAGGGCTACAACGGCATCGCGGACGCGGGCAAGGACGTGGCGCCCGGCCGGTCGGTCCACCTGAACCTGGCGTTCGCCGTTCCGGACAAGCCGGTGAGACTGCGCCTGCAGGTGCGGCCGAGTCCCACGGAGCCTGTCGCCGCGAAGTACTGCGGGAAGGTCTGAGGCCGCCGGTTCGCTACCGTGTGCGTCATGACCGAGCAGCGACTCTCCCCCGGCGACAAAGCGCCCGACTTCACCCTTCCCGACAGCGAGGGCAACGACGTCAAGCTCAGCGACTTCCGCGGCAAGTCGGTCGTCGTGTACTTCTACCCGAGTGCCGGCACGCCGGGCTGCACGAAGCAGGCCTGCGACTTCCGGGACAGCCTCGCGCAGCTCAACGACGCCGGCTACCAGGTGCTCGGCATCTCCCCGGACAAGCCCGCGAAGCTCGCGAAGTTCGTCGAGGCGGAGGGGCTCACCTTCCCGCTGCTCGCTGACACGGAGAAGACCGTCCTCAAGGCATACAGCGCCTTCGGCGAGAAGAAGAACTACGGCAAGGTCTACGAAGGCGTCATCCGGTCGACGTTCGTCGTCGACGCGGAGGGCAAGATCGCCGTGGCGCAGTACAACGTGCGCGCCACGGGGCACGTCGCGAAGCTGCTGCGGGATCTCGACCTGGCGTCCTGACGATGACGGGGCTGGAGGGACCCGCACTCAAACTGGGCGGCAGCATCGCCACGTACGCGGCGAAGTCTTGGCTGCAGCGGCGTCGCAAGAAGACCGAACGCGAGTCGAGCCTCGCCGAACTGGCGGCGGACGAGCTCAAAGGGCCGCTCGAGAAACGCAAGCTCGAAAACCTGGTCGAGACGATCGGTCTGCAGGTGGCCGAAGAACTCAAGCCGGTGCTCGCCGCACGGTTCTCGACGCTGCCCGAGAACGAGATCGCGGCGACGTTCCTCGCGGTCGAGGACACGCTCGGCAAGGTCGATCTCTCCGACGAAGCCCTCCTGGCGGACGACGCCGACCCGGAACTCCTGGCCCGGCGCGTCCGCGAGCAGTTCCCCGCCCGTTCGGCCCTGCTCGCCGAGCGGGCGGCGGATCTGTACGAACTGGCTTTGGACCTGGCATGCCGCCATCTGGTGATGGTGGTGCGGCACCTTCCCTCGTTCCGGTCGACGACGCTCGCCGAGATCTTGGGACGGCTGACCCGACAGTCGGACCAGCTGGACCAGCTCCTCGCGCGAATCCCGAAGACGAGCCTCACCGCACCGGCCGGAACCGACCACGACGCGGAGTTCCGGACGGACTACCTGAGCCTGCTCGCCCGGAAGCTGGAC contains these protein-coding regions:
- a CDS encoding LysR family transcriptional regulator, producing the protein MELDLGAVRAFVAVAEDRYFGEAAIRLEVSQQAISKRVAKLEADLGVRLLSRTRGGAEPTEDGEEFLKHARALISLADQAVERLHGRRRPLRVDVLGTRLATMEVIRAFHADHDDELELVTPGLGAMRRSMLPETVDAAFARVSTVPDPAIGRTPAYLEPANLLVGRRHPLARRRRVAMAELAGLTAWMPYNARASEWAEFWQELCPAFGILVDTDGPNFGLEHHIEVLSESKDRLGFVGAKMHVPWHPDVVQIPLVDPTPVYPFSLLWRHENRHPTLPLLIEHVRSGYRPFDPERQWLPVSDQAAMSHVSGEDG
- a CDS encoding xanthine dehydrogenase family protein molybdopterin-binding subunit, producing MGLIGAKVTRLEDVRLLTGRAQYIDDVRLPGMLEAAVLRSPFPHARILRVDTTAANAHPGVFAVVTGEDVLSSTKTPQPVIWANLPDMRVPENHALAVGKVRYPGQGVAAVAAKDRATAEDALELIEVEYEELPVAGTLEQALADDAPKLYEDWPSNIAGTGTIPMGDASTAFAEADVVLTESFRFARQMGTPIETRGVVATWDPFTDRLDVWLATQAPNLARELFGEVFGLSLDRIRVRTPDVGGGFGNKFDFYAEEVVAAILSRRTGKPVKLIEDRAESFVANAHSREQKIDVELAAKDDGTITGLRATVYGVLGGVLGTVGPSPCWTTTALLTGPYAIPNVELSLVAVMTNRSPYGSFRGYGLPKANFVHEHLVEQLAKRLGMDAHAVRRKNFIPPEAFPYQSPVFVYDSGRYEDCLDLCLKAVEDAGWAKRRGNGVGIGYSFHNELTGFGPSRIINLSGLGHSGFDEEVVRVDSTGHVTVHTGLSAIGQGIHTTLAQVAAHTLGVPLDHVTVVSGDTDSCPYTGYGTAASRGAAVGGAAVLNASTRLRAKILRVAGHILEVSPGDLSIEDGVVSVKGVPGREVTLAAIGDAAYRRLNGVWPEDETPTLEEREVYDPVNVATSFGCTAVLAEVDRETGVVTLLDYLIAHDCGTVINPMIVDGQLHGGAAQAIGGALYEELVYGADGRMETTSFTGYLLPTATEIPPFSVSHMATPAEHVPGGFKGMGEAGVIGGGAAIAHAVEDALREYGVDITSLPITPPRLLAAMKRGARR
- a CDS encoding FAD binding domain-containing protein; amino-acid sequence: MKAAPFEYLRASSLDEAIEALAGTPDARVLAGGQSLVPLLNLRQARPPLVVDINRVDELSFLRKENGRLEIGALTRHRVVETSAVVRSEVPLLAEALGFVGHVAIRNRGTVGGSLAHADPAAELPAVMVALDAEFSVRGPAGERVIAARDFFLGPHRTALEPGELLTRISVPTHRGGWAVEELSRRSRDLALVAVFATVTLSGEVCETARIAVAGAGPTPIRATAAEEALVGGALTDDAIALAAELVAAATDPPGDLHAPADYRREMAAVLTRRAIARAEEGA
- a CDS encoding (2Fe-2S)-binding protein, which encodes MITVTVTVNGRTYRADCEPRRTLADFLRHDLGFVGVHVGCEHGVCGSCTITLDGASARSCCLLAVQVDGAEIVTVEGLAENGELHPLQESFRKHHGLQCGFCTPGMLATAMELLEENPDPTDAEIRQGISGNLCRCTGYQFIVDAIRDAAPGR
- a CDS encoding glycoside hydrolase family 25 protein; this translates as MALGIDIYSRFQSVTNWQAVKNHGVTFVFVKLSDGGGLPNGGRNKGDALVAGARSVGIPVGGYHFAQLTPSPEAQADVLISEVRRLGATGCVPMLDLEDNPPGSGAPNIPDGRKRDFSIRFCNRLAEHGFRPGIYMNNSLAKMLRPDQFGVPDLVIWIARYGAKPDAAAGRYDLHQYSDAGQIPGIRASSVDLNESYTNAHLTGGGAAPKRKATTELMERRTIPASSATTSVRLLLSGSETAAIIVRPRVDGDGVTDAPVWQGNIFAWGSDKVGVGGNPLGTPGFNPKTVSHRRYALPGAVWADYEYSSNVEFEIDIVG
- the bcp gene encoding thioredoxin-dependent thiol peroxidase, translated to MTEQRLSPGDKAPDFTLPDSEGNDVKLSDFRGKSVVVYFYPSAGTPGCTKQACDFRDSLAQLNDAGYQVLGISPDKPAKLAKFVEAEGLTFPLLADTEKTVLKAYSAFGEKKNYGKVYEGVIRSTFVVDAEGKIAVAQYNVRATGHVAKLLRDLDLAS